Part of the Kangiella geojedonensis genome is shown below.
CGTTCGCGGTTGCCACAAAGAAAACGGGAGAATCATTTTCCTGCATAAAGGTTAGTAAAGTCCCCAGCATCCGCTTAGAAGTACCACCATCGCTATCCGACGTGCTTAATCCTTTCTCGATTTCATCCAGCCACAAAACGCATGGCGACATAGTTTGCGACAAGCTCAATGCTTCTCGTAAATTCTTCTCACTCTCGCCATGCCATTTGTTATAAAGGGCTCCAAAATCCAAACGAAGCAATGGTATTTCCCACATGCCTGCTACAGCTTTAGCTGCCAGCGACTTACCGCTGCCCTGCACTCCCATCAGTAAAATCCCTTTCGGGATATCCAGTCCGATTTTTTCTAACTTTCCATCCCCACCGCTAAGGAATACTTTTTGTCGTAACTGGAGCCATTTTTTTAGGTTCACCATCCCACCCACTTCCGCAAAGTGGGCGGTTTCGTATTCATAATGAACCGCTCCGTCTAAATCCAGAAGCTTATAACGCGCTTGGTTAACTTCTTCGACCTCAGCTTCTGAAATAACACCGTCATCATATATGAGGTTACGCACCATTTGCTCAGCATCGGCCCACGTTAGTCCGCCTAAATTTTTAACCAATCTTGCTAACAGCTTCTTATCGGTTCGAACACGCTTATCAGGGTTTCTCACACCCCAGCGCGCAGCCTCTTTCCGAATTATCCCTTCAATTTCCTCTGCATCAGGTAGCTTTAAGCTGAACGAACGAGATAAGCGTTTAAGCTCGTCAGGCAGTGATAGCTTATAACTAATCAAAATGATAGTTTGCTTCGCTTTAGGGTAATTAAGGGCAATATCACGTAATAAACGCGTATTCTGTGGATGCTCTGCGTTAATAAAGGGATGCATATCAAACAAAACATACAGACCTTCCCGCTCCATACGTTTAATGTGCGATAAGCAGTCCTCAGCGGCTTGTGTATCTTTCAGCGGTGCAAAATGATCGCCCTTAACTTCCAAACGTCTCAGACCTTCGGTTAAGTGCCAACCAAACACCGGCTTGTTCATATTGAAGGCTACCTGATTGATCAGTTGCATCGCTCGATTCTCTTCGTGTGTCTCAATCACCAATATAGGATTTTTTGACCGGATTAAGATATGAAGATCATTTTGCTCTGTGATACTTGCCATGAATTAACTTACCCCATCATTTCTATTTCTTCTCATTTAGCGCTAAAATGATTCCATAACACGGGTTCAAGCACTACTTATTTATGCGCCAATACAGCTTTTTTGATCGCCTATGTATGGTAGCCGATTCAGCGTTAAAAACAACTCAAGGGATCTATGACGCGGCTCCGCGAACGAGTCCGGCAGAGGATATTGCTGAGCAGGATTTGACAGCTGATGAACAAAAGCGTGCGGCTAATTTAATGCGCATAAACCATACCGGCGAAGTCTGTGCCCAAGCCCTATATCAAGGCCAGGCCCTGACCGCCAAACTGCCAAAAACCCGCCAAGAAATGGAACATGCAGCGCAAGAAGAAGTAGACCACCTCGCTTGGTGTAGCGAGCGTTTAGACGAACTCAATAGTCACGAAAGCTACTTGAATCCACTATGGTATGCAGGTTCTTTCACCATCGGCGCTGTAGCAGGATTAGTCGGCGATAAATGGAGCCTCGGCTTTGTCGCGGAAACCGAAAACCAAGTCTGTAAGCACCTTGAAAGTCATCTCGACAAACTGCCCGAGCAAGACTACAAAAGCAAAGCGATCTTATCGCAGATGCACACCGAAGAACTCAAGCACGCCACCACCGCTATCGATAATGGTGCCGCCGAGCTGCCCACACCGGTCAAACTTGGCATGAAAACCATGTCCAAAGTCATGACGAGAACGGTTTATTACATTTAGTAGAGACTAGTTCTAATAAATATCACTCTATAGTTTCCTAGTAGTCGTTACATACCTTATAATGTGAATGATTATTATTTACAGATATGAGGGACATCCATGAATCTATTAAGCAAAAGCCTTTTGGCTTTCATAGTCACGTTAAGCGGTACCGTTTACGCCTCTGAAGTTCGTCATTACAAAGGCCAAGACGTCAACACGGTTGATGAAGCCATCGCTGTACTGAAAGAATATAACCCTAAGCTACAGGCGTTATTAGAATCAGGCGAATTAAAGCCGCAAGACATGGGCAAAATCCACGAAATGACTTACAGCATGGAGAATGCCTTAAAGATATTAGAAGGGTCGCTGAAGATCACTCAGCGCAACCTCGAAGAGCTACACCTTTCTTCTGAGCGCATGGAAACTGAAAAAGCCAAGATTTACGGCAAACTCTACTTAGACGACGCCGCTTTTTATACCGATAAAAAGTAGAACTCAGGCAAAACTCCCAGCAGAGCTTTTATAGCTCTGCCCCACATTTCTTGCAATGCACCGCATCGGCGTCATGGCCTTCGTAGGAACATGATGGGCAGGCGTTATTAGTAATTTCTTTCTCTTTATGTTCTTTAATCGCTTGGCGGGTGATTTCTGCACTATAAATGCCCGTCGGTACAGCGATTAGGCCATAACCCATGATCATGATGCAGGATGCCAGAAACTGGCCCAACGGCGACTGCGGGGAGATATCGCCGTAGCCTACCGTGGTTAAAGTTACGATCGCCCAGTAAATCGAGGTTGGGATACTGGTGAAACCGTTTTCAGCGCCTTCGATCACATAAATCAATGAGCCAAAAATCACAACGAGCAGTATAACGGTGTATAAAAAGACACTAATCTTGGCATGACTGTTACGCAGGGCTTTCATCATCATGCTGGCTTCGCCAATATAGCTGGCGAGTTTAAAGATTCGGAATACGCGTAACACACGTAAAATTCGAATGACTAAGAAATACTTGGCGTCGGCCAAGAACAAGGCTAAATAGGTCGGTAATATCGATAAGAGATCAACAATACCGTAAAAGCTTCTGGCGTACAGCATGGGCTTGCGCACACAAATTAAGCGCAAAATATACTCGATGGTAAAAAGGACCGTAAAGCTCCACTCAGCCACAAACAAGCTCGTTTGATATTTGGTGGAAATAGAGTCAACACTATCCAGCATCACTGCAAAAACACTAGCGAAAATACTGATGATCAAGAAAACATCAAAGGTTTTGCCCCAGCCCGTATCAGCCTCGAAAATAATTTCATGAATTTTTTCGCGCCACGGCGCCAGCGGTTCGCCTTCATCAAAGTTATATCTTTTGTGGATTGTCTGTCGACTCATTGATATTTTTTGCCCTACTTTTGGAATTATTTCCCAGTAGTGTCATCATAAACCGATACTTGCAATATTCAAACTTTGCCCTAATTATTTATATTCATGTGTTTTTCACGGCAAAAGATGTAAAAATAGATGTTTTAGACGTCCAAAAGATGTAAAATTCGATTACTTTTTGACCGTCATGGATTACCTGACGGCCTTTTTGTAAGTGTATCCCACACAAATTAAGGTATTAGTTACGCAATGAGCAATTATTCCGTCTTTACTTCTGAGTCTGTTTCAGAAGGCCATCCAGATAAAATCGCTGACCAAATTTCTGATGCTGTGCTTGATGCCATCTTAGAGCAGGACACAAATGCCCGTGTCGCTGTTGAGACTATGGTAAAAACAGGCATGGTTATTGTCGCTGGTGAAGTCGCGACCACAGCTTGGGTTGATATCGAAGGTATTGCCCGTAAAACCATCGAAGATATCGGCTACACAGGCTCCGATATGGGCTTTGACTTTAGTTCATGTGCCGTATTAAACGCTATCGGCAAACAAAGCCCTGATATCGCTCAGGGTGTTGACCGTGATGATCCAGACGCACAGGGCGCCGGCGACCAAGGCTTGATGTTTGGTTACGCCAGTAATGAAACTGACGTTTTAATGCCGGCTCCAATTACTTATTCGCACCGCTTAGTTGAGCGCCAAGCGCAACTGCGCAAAAACGGCAGCCTAAAATGGTTACGCCCTGATGCAAAAAGCCAGCTGACGTTCCGTTATGAAGACGACAAGCCTGTGGGCATTGACGCTGTCGTATTATCAACGCAGCACACGCCAGACATCACGCAGAAAGACTTACAAGAAGCGGTAATCGAAGAGATCATTAAACCAGTATTACCTGCTGAATGGGTGACTGGCGACACCAAATACTTCGTCAATCCAACCGGTAAGTTCGAAATCGGCGGCCCAATGGGTGACTGTGGTTTAACTGGCCGCAAAATTATCGTCGATACTTATGGCGGTATGGCGCGTCACGGTGGCGGTGCTTTCTCGGGCAAAGACCCGTCGAAAGTAGACCGTAGTGCAGCATACGCTGGCCGTTACGTCGCGAAAAACATTGTTGCCGCAGGTTTAGCGGAGCGCTGTGAGATTCAAGTGTCTTATGCGATTGGAGTATCTGAACCAACATCCATCAGCGTCAACACATTTGGCACAGGCAAAATTAGCGAAGACAAGTTAGTTCAGCTCGTTCGTGAGCATTTCGACTTACGTCCACGCGGCCTGATCCAAATGCTGGATTTATTGCACCCTATTTACAAACCAACAGCAGCTTACGGTCACTTCGGTCGCACTGAAGATACTTTCACGTGGGAACGCACTGACAAAGCCGAAGCGCTTAAAGCTGCCGCTGGTCTATAGATTTTCGTTTTTAAATACACGTAACCAATTATTGGGAACAACATGACAGATTACATTGTAAAAGATATCAGCCTCGCTTCATGGGGTCACAAAGAAATTGAAATGGCGAAAAGCGAAATGCCAGGCTTGATGCAAATTCGCGAAGAATATGAAGGCGAACAGCCACTAAAAGGCGCGCGCATCGCAGGTTCATTGCACATGACGATCCAAACCGCCATGTTAATGGAAACACTCATCGCGCTTGGAGCCGAGGTACGTTGGGTTTCTTGTAACATCTACTCTACGCAAGATCACGCTGCGGCAGCGATGGCTG
Proteins encoded:
- a CDS encoding AAA family ATPase; protein product: MASITEQNDLHILIRSKNPILVIETHEENRAMQLINQVAFNMNKPVFGWHLTEGLRRLEVKGDHFAPLKDTQAAEDCLSHIKRMEREGLYVLFDMHPFINAEHPQNTRLLRDIALNYPKAKQTIILISYKLSLPDELKRLSRSFSLKLPDAEEIEGIIRKEAARWGVRNPDKRVRTDKKLLARLVKNLGGLTWADAEQMVRNLIYDDGVISEAEVEEVNQARYKLLDLDGAVHYEYETAHFAEVGGMVNLKKWLQLRQKVFLSGGDGKLEKIGLDIPKGILLMGVQGSGKSLAAKAVAGMWEIPLLRLDFGALYNKWHGESEKNLREALSLSQTMSPCVLWLDEIEKGLSTSDSDGGTSKRMLGTLLTFMQENDSPVFFVATANDISALPPELIRKGRFDELFFVDLPDSMARQEIFRIHLEKRNLSGVNFDLVLLSDKTEGFSGAEIEQAIVASIYAAHYQGCSLTTDMILDEIAQTKPLSVVMAEKISALRAWADERAVKAN
- the coq7 gene encoding 2-polyprenyl-3-methyl-6-methoxy-1,4-benzoquinone monooxygenase; this translates as MRQYSFFDRLCMVADSALKTTQGIYDAAPRTSPAEDIAEQDLTADEQKRAANLMRINHTGEVCAQALYQGQALTAKLPKTRQEMEHAAQEEVDHLAWCSERLDELNSHESYLNPLWYAGSFTIGAVAGLVGDKWSLGFVAETENQVCKHLESHLDKLPEQDYKSKAILSQMHTEELKHATTAIDNGAAELPTPVKLGMKTMSKVMTRTVYYI
- a CDS encoding DUF6746 family protein gives rise to the protein MNLLSKSLLAFIVTLSGTVYASEVRHYKGQDVNTVDEAIAVLKEYNPKLQALLESGELKPQDMGKIHEMTYSMENALKILEGSLKITQRNLEELHLSSERMETEKAKIYGKLYLDDAAFYTDKK
- a CDS encoding ion transporter; translated protein: MSRQTIHKRYNFDEGEPLAPWREKIHEIIFEADTGWGKTFDVFLIISIFASVFAVMLDSVDSISTKYQTSLFVAEWSFTVLFTIEYILRLICVRKPMLYARSFYGIVDLLSILPTYLALFLADAKYFLVIRILRVLRVFRIFKLASYIGEASMMMKALRNSHAKISVFLYTVILLVVIFGSLIYVIEGAENGFTSIPTSIYWAIVTLTTVGYGDISPQSPLGQFLASCIMIMGYGLIAVPTGIYSAEITRQAIKEHKEKEITNNACPSCSYEGHDADAVHCKKCGAEL
- the metK gene encoding methionine adenosyltransferase, whose protein sequence is MSNYSVFTSESVSEGHPDKIADQISDAVLDAILEQDTNARVAVETMVKTGMVIVAGEVATTAWVDIEGIARKTIEDIGYTGSDMGFDFSSCAVLNAIGKQSPDIAQGVDRDDPDAQGAGDQGLMFGYASNETDVLMPAPITYSHRLVERQAQLRKNGSLKWLRPDAKSQLTFRYEDDKPVGIDAVVLSTQHTPDITQKDLQEAVIEEIIKPVLPAEWVTGDTKYFVNPTGKFEIGGPMGDCGLTGRKIIVDTYGGMARHGGGAFSGKDPSKVDRSAAYAGRYVAKNIVAAGLAERCEIQVSYAIGVSEPTSISVNTFGTGKISEDKLVQLVREHFDLRPRGLIQMLDLLHPIYKPTAAYGHFGRTEDTFTWERTDKAEALKAAAGL